One Fuerstiella marisgermanici DNA window includes the following coding sequences:
- a CDS encoding proton-conducting transporter membrane subunit, which produces MSELHLPWVELSILVPIVGAIWVSMLNNRDRARTHSIVFCSLTLIFAAGEWCDFASLGTFEAHDQWDVFRYLLDRDIFVIDELSAPLLPLAALLYLATVLTTLRTKINRFSFGWTLFSESILLATLACRHPWLIILLLTVATIPPFIELRKRNQNTRVFTLHMGLFVLLLVSGQLLVSSDASAANPPILAGCLLTAGALIRSGICPLHCWMTDLFEKATFGTALLFLMPMTGAYAVMRLVFPIAPSWALQSIAILSLATAVYAAGMALVQKDSRRFFCYLFLSHSSLVLVGLEMAKPIGLAGALCVWLSVGISILGFGLALRSVEARTGRLTLDVFHGLYEHTPFLAGMFLVTGLAAIGFPGTIGFIGMELLIEGAVEVYPLIGMAVVVAATLNGIAVVKAYFHIFTGTRHRASVSLGCRPAERITILIMVVLIIGAGIVPQPGVQSRYHAARALLEHRLEVDDQPQNTEAAESQAVAAEGANPFKSLDNLNSSNVLTTSVLQTIGQHNSTVTENRKQ; this is translated from the coding sequence ATGTCAGAACTACATCTTCCGTGGGTCGAGCTTTCGATACTGGTTCCCATTGTCGGAGCCATCTGGGTTTCAATGCTGAACAATCGCGATCGAGCGCGAACTCACAGCATCGTGTTCTGTTCACTGACGTTGATTTTTGCGGCGGGAGAGTGGTGCGACTTCGCATCACTCGGCACGTTTGAAGCTCACGATCAATGGGACGTTTTTCGGTACTTGCTCGACCGTGATATCTTCGTGATTGACGAACTAAGTGCTCCGCTGCTGCCGCTCGCGGCGCTGCTGTACCTGGCGACTGTACTGACGACGCTGCGAACGAAGATCAATCGCTTCTCCTTCGGTTGGACGCTGTTTTCGGAATCGATCCTGCTGGCCACTTTGGCGTGCCGGCATCCGTGGCTGATCATTCTGTTGCTGACGGTGGCGACTATCCCTCCGTTTATTGAATTGCGCAAACGAAATCAAAATACGCGCGTGTTCACGCTGCACATGGGTCTGTTTGTCCTGCTGCTTGTGAGTGGCCAGTTGTTGGTTTCGTCTGACGCGAGTGCCGCGAATCCGCCCATTCTTGCGGGCTGCCTTCTGACTGCCGGAGCCCTCATCCGCAGCGGCATCTGTCCGCTGCATTGCTGGATGACGGATCTGTTTGAGAAAGCGACCTTCGGCACGGCACTGTTATTTCTGATGCCGATGACGGGAGCTTATGCCGTCATGCGACTTGTTTTTCCCATCGCACCTTCCTGGGCTCTGCAAAGTATTGCAATTCTTTCGCTGGCTACGGCCGTCTACGCGGCAGGGATGGCTCTTGTGCAAAAAGATTCACGACGGTTCTTCTGCTACCTGTTTCTTAGTCACTCGTCGCTGGTTCTGGTTGGCCTCGAAATGGCGAAGCCGATTGGATTAGCCGGAGCTTTATGTGTCTGGCTGTCCGTCGGGATTTCTATTCTGGGCTTTGGGCTTGCGCTGCGAAGTGTCGAAGCTCGAACCGGGCGGCTGACGCTGGACGTCTTTCACGGTCTGTACGAACACACGCCGTTTCTGGCGGGCATGTTTTTGGTGACTGGTTTGGCCGCCATCGGATTTCCGGGAACGATTGGCTTCATCGGTATGGAACTACTCATCGAAGGGGCCGTCGAGGTTTATCCGCTGATTGGAATGGCTGTCGTGGTCGCTGCCACGCTAAACGGCATTGCCGTAGTGAAAGCTTACTTTCACATTTTCACGGGAACGCGGCACAGAGCTTCCGTTTCGTTGGGGTGTCGGCCCGCGGAACGCATCACGATTTTGATCATGGTCGTGTTGATCATCGGTGCCGGAATTGTTCCGCAGCCCGGCGTGCAGTCGCGCTATCACGCCGCACGCGCTTTGCTCGAACATCGCCTCGAAGTCGACGATCAGCCACAAAATACAGAAGCTGCCGAAAGCCAGGCCGTGGCGGCCGAGGGGGCAAACCCTTTCAAGAGCCTCGACAACCTGAATTCTTCGAACGTTCTGACGACGTCCGTTTTGCAAACAATCGGCCAGCACAATTCAACAGTTACTGAAAATCGCAAACAATGA
- a CDS encoding SulP family inorganic anion transporter, which produces MSNEVNNESEVPRGNIAGFRQYLKYDLLSGFLVFLIALPLCLGISIASGYPPIAGIFTAIIGSLLTTCLSNSELTIKGPAAGLIVIAIGCVNEFGGPGDPDAYRAALAVGAAAAVLQILFGLFRAGILGEFFPISTVHGMLAAIGMIIVLKQIPFALGVIDGETGRAPSEAPLEMFRKIPEYIHEANPYIAMIGMVSLLIMFIWPWVGTKLQFLKRVPAPMVVLLVAVPMGIGFDLLHPHSYTLQNHEYQLSEQYLVDMPDRVFGMFDEITFPNFEVLTQLAAWKWVTMFFIIGSLESLLSAKAIDLLDPWKRKTNMDRDMIAVGCANLVTAGVGGLPMISEIVRSKANIDNGARTRFADMWHGVFLLLCVALIPTVLHRIPLAALAAMLVYTGYRLAHPTEFLHVYRIGKEQLAIFITTLVIVLVEDLLIGVAAGIVLKMIIHVANGVPLKSLFKPYIEVEEVDSSTSIIIARESAVFSNWIPFKRQIEDIGLVQKRNLIIDVSDTKLVDHSVMEKLEEMERDFEQEGLTFEVRGLGSLRPLADSPHAARKGGLAAMRRLTVVADAEIEQWLEEQFIERGATGFTSQPCSGAGRRELEGGFAATNSKARIEVVMPHHTCETILGFLRQDVLPLHNVTACVETVDVVRRDHFESPLVAVAEKEA; this is translated from the coding sequence ATGAGTAACGAAGTGAACAACGAATCAGAAGTGCCACGCGGCAACATTGCCGGTTTCCGGCAGTACTTAAAGTACGACCTTCTTTCCGGATTCCTGGTGTTTCTGATTGCGCTGCCGTTGTGCCTTGGGATTTCCATCGCGTCGGGCTATCCGCCGATCGCTGGTATCTTCACGGCCATCATCGGTTCCTTGTTAACGACATGTCTCAGCAACAGCGAGTTGACCATCAAGGGACCGGCGGCGGGGCTGATTGTGATTGCCATTGGCTGCGTGAACGAATTCGGCGGACCGGGCGATCCCGATGCTTACCGAGCCGCACTCGCCGTCGGTGCAGCGGCAGCCGTGCTGCAAATTCTGTTCGGGCTGTTTCGCGCTGGAATTCTGGGCGAATTTTTCCCTATCTCCACTGTGCATGGGATGCTGGCCGCGATTGGCATGATCATCGTGCTAAAACAGATTCCGTTTGCGTTGGGAGTCATCGACGGGGAGACAGGTCGCGCGCCCAGTGAAGCGCCGCTGGAGATGTTCCGGAAGATTCCCGAGTACATTCACGAGGCCAACCCATACATCGCCATGATTGGAATGGTCAGCCTGCTGATTATGTTTATCTGGCCGTGGGTCGGCACAAAGCTTCAGTTCTTAAAACGAGTTCCAGCGCCGATGGTTGTTCTGCTGGTTGCCGTCCCGATGGGGATCGGCTTCGACCTGCTGCACCCTCACTCGTACACGTTGCAGAACCACGAATACCAACTTAGCGAACAGTACCTGGTCGACATGCCGGACCGCGTGTTTGGAATGTTTGATGAGATCACGTTTCCGAATTTCGAAGTACTCACTCAACTTGCCGCGTGGAAGTGGGTCACCATGTTCTTCATTATCGGAAGCCTCGAATCTTTATTGAGCGCCAAGGCCATCGATCTTCTGGACCCGTGGAAACGGAAGACCAACATGGATCGAGACATGATTGCCGTTGGCTGTGCCAACCTTGTCACGGCGGGTGTTGGCGGATTGCCGATGATTTCAGAAATCGTCCGATCGAAAGCTAACATCGATAACGGAGCCCGCACAAGATTTGCCGACATGTGGCATGGGGTGTTTCTGCTGTTGTGCGTCGCTCTGATTCCGACTGTGCTGCATCGAATTCCGTTGGCGGCGTTGGCCGCCATGCTGGTGTATACTGGCTATCGGCTCGCTCATCCCACAGAATTCCTGCACGTTTACCGTATCGGGAAAGAGCAACTGGCGATCTTCATCACGACGCTTGTCATCGTGCTTGTTGAGGATCTGTTGATTGGCGTAGCCGCCGGAATCGTCCTGAAAATGATCATCCACGTTGCCAACGGTGTGCCGCTGAAGTCGCTATTCAAGCCATATATCGAAGTTGAGGAAGTTGACAGTTCAACAAGCATCATCATTGCTCGCGAATCCGCCGTGTTCAGCAACTGGATCCCGTTCAAGCGACAGATCGAAGACATCGGACTTGTTCAAAAACGAAACCTGATTATCGACGTTTCGGATACGAAACTTGTCGACCATAGCGTGATGGAAAAGCTCGAAGAAATGGAACGCGACTTCGAGCAGGAAGGGCTAACATTCGAGGTCCGAGGATTAGGCTCACTGCGTCCGCTTGCCGACAGCCCTCACGCTGCTCGTAAAGGCGGACTCGCGGCAATGCGTCGGCTTACTGTCGTGGCTGACGCCGAAATCGAACAATGGCTGGAAGAACAGTTTATCGAACGAGGTGCCACTGGCTTCACGTCACAGCCATGCAGCGGAGCAGGCCGACGCGAACTGGAAGGCGGCTTTGCGGCCACGAATTCCAAAGCTCGCATCGAAGTCGTGATGCCTCACCATACCTGCGAAACTATTCTCGGCTTCCTACGGCAGGACGTGCTGCCGTTGCACAACGTGACGGCCTGCGTGGAAACTGTCGATGTGGTCCGCCGTGATCATTTCGAATCGCCACTGGTGGCTGTAGCAGAGAAAGAGGCGTAG
- a CDS encoding sugar phosphate isomerase/epimerase family protein produces MTIQLSVSCRIAEGFLSKEEASMSFESLADLAVAAGYDAICMRASQIGVQSAPDAVRDARRVLDERGLNVSMISGDFNIVYNNDRGPDCLKNITPYLDLAESLRAPMIRVCIKQPDDIIQAQAAADQAAQRGLVLVHQCHVQSLFETLDEIEARLQAIDRPNFGLIFEAANLEQCGQEYGVAAIERLAPWIKNVYLQNQRMTPDGSITLETWCNGPVTIDLCEIHDSGGLNFPSIFEGLKKIGYNGPVTVHQSAPEDENLTALEAATQTAKFLRGMLERA; encoded by the coding sequence ATGACGATTCAGCTTTCCGTTTCGTGTCGTATTGCAGAAGGCTTCCTGTCGAAAGAAGAAGCCAGTATGTCATTTGAATCGCTGGCGGACCTGGCGGTGGCGGCCGGCTACGACGCGATCTGTATGCGAGCATCCCAAATCGGCGTGCAATCGGCGCCGGATGCTGTCCGAGACGCGCGGCGAGTTCTTGATGAACGAGGCTTGAACGTCAGCATGATCTCGGGCGACTTCAACATCGTCTACAACAATGATCGCGGACCGGACTGCTTGAAAAACATCACGCCCTATCTGGATCTGGCGGAATCCCTGCGTGCACCGATGATCCGCGTGTGCATCAAACAGCCGGACGACATTATCCAGGCACAAGCTGCTGCAGATCAGGCGGCGCAACGAGGTCTGGTGCTCGTCCATCAGTGTCACGTGCAGAGTTTGTTCGAAACGCTCGACGAAATCGAAGCCCGGTTGCAGGCAATCGATCGCCCGAATTTCGGATTAATCTTCGAAGCAGCCAATCTTGAACAATGCGGGCAGGAATACGGAGTAGCCGCGATAGAACGCCTTGCTCCGTGGATCAAGAACGTCTACCTGCAAAACCAGCGCATGACGCCTGATGGCTCGATCACGCTGGAAACGTGGTGCAATGGCCCCGTGACAATCGACCTCTGTGAAATCCACGACTCCGGCGGATTGAATTTCCCTTCAATCTTTGAAGGCCTCAAAAAGATCGGCTACAACGGACCAGTCACCGTGCATCAATCGGCTCCCGAAGATGAAAACCTAACGGCACTTGAGGCTGCAACTCAGACCGCCAAATTCCTTCGAGGCATGTTGGAGCGGGCCTAA
- a CDS encoding DJ-1/PfpI family protein — MAKILMPIGDGTEALDTFYAYYRLPEDAYEVIVAGPEARLYHTVLHEIPPNPAVPWDITQERPGYHLRASTAFRDLNADDFAGAFISGGRAPEYIRYDRDLCRVVREIADAGKPIACLCHGIEILTAADCIQGKRFTTVPKCAMDGEQGGAIYTDEDVVVDGRLVTGRGYDQNTEVLKQFLRMLKEAA, encoded by the coding sequence ATGGCGAAAATCCTTATGCCGATCGGTGACGGCACCGAAGCTCTTGACACTTTCTATGCGTACTATCGACTGCCGGAAGACGCCTATGAGGTCATCGTCGCCGGTCCGGAAGCGCGACTCTACCACACCGTGCTGCATGAGATTCCGCCGAATCCGGCCGTGCCGTGGGACATCACTCAGGAACGGCCCGGGTATCATCTGCGCGCGTCGACAGCGTTTCGCGACCTGAACGCGGACGACTTTGCGGGAGCCTTCATTTCGGGCGGGCGAGCTCCCGAATACATCCGCTACGACCGCGATCTGTGCCGCGTTGTTCGCGAGATCGCCGACGCCGGAAAGCCGATCGCCTGTCTGTGCCACGGAATCGAAATTCTGACCGCGGCGGACTGCATTCAGGGAAAGCGTTTCACCACAGTCCCCAAGTGCGCCATGGATGGTGAACAGGGCGGAGCGATCTACACCGACGAAGACGTGGTTGTCGATGGGCGGCTCGTCACGGGGCGTGGCTACGATCAGAACACCGAAGTTTTGAAACAGTTTTTGCGCATGTTGAAGGAGGCAGCTTAA